One Bemisia tabaci chromosome 7, PGI_BMITA_v3 DNA window includes the following coding sequences:
- the LOC109029598 gene encoding uncharacterized protein, with translation MWPKFVDMTDNECKLMLRKLELEAYGNMVSALRAQGPLTDEKKSLLMDIAAELHIPRERYSAEIRRAVNDEKLSTIAQQIYGPNTEIKWAIEGRREIPIIPRLHAQTAYSFLADKIANITAAENAKLPFPTKANRKEVEPVKPDKPKRRSVKKPKQENEGPSEENSKEKSNDEKSKALPSDILNDGCVKSAVDKNENANAPLQKVFLGETFGNNFPIIKSGTNSPVKKRRVVTKTTVNKPLTTVASKNAKNGKAVATPKTMPSSISKPTQIISAVKQGTSTGHKVVAVGSSIPPSALKVVNKNFNSQFSSNPTFPTSSPVVTGIKVMTPRSSVTTAASRSEPGTGFPRFMRPNLASVRPNVTNNLTGVKHNVVVMQKNPPIKRNVTFTHKDTPDKVLKRKMPNSVPLHLESPHSKVPKLNQDSTPAVSTSSQGSIRMKGANQNSFSNLPSQLSKPPSGYLPSTSISNNVKTYTKSKLILPLDHTKSKCITSSITPAKSPSPAPITSVPKTLPLKPTQSPIIPESKPGPLLKKITKAPAPSTPVMNRILTPSSSSVPVASSTKIIITDNEGKVLGTVPSSSITSPQSQLNLLFASSAPSTGVLSKSTTVSSNSAGSNDSSTKVKSVVIPSSKSTTCYVSLAGLMSSPVPENQSLDVDLSEIGGTSSDVCDTQNIGSKSQFNFTVEQEPIVVNVPSTSDTSCSSSFIPSYCLSTSTEVNEEATDLNETDAEGVGILDPVTGVYSFPFDENESNQDSTVSVNSLPSSLDLTDQLDCNSSTHMLAVSPGSESANDSSLSHMVEETVISECKLDQSALDENCENETVNECDISNISVTEVTLEETLECFEADDTQGMYSEEIVEKDSQSIDSVFENL, from the exons ATGTGGCCTAAATTTGTGGATATGACCGATAATGAGTGCAAATTGATGTTAAGGAAATTAG AACTGGAAGCATACGGCAATATGGTGTCTGCACTAAGAGCTCAAGGACCACTCACTGACGAAAAGAAAAGTTTGTTAATGGATATTGCTGCAGAACTTCACATTCCACGTGAGCGATATAGTGCTGAGATCCGACGTGCAGTGAACGATGAAAAACTCTCCACTATTGCACAACA GATATATGgaccaaatactgaaataaagTGGGCTATCGAAGGAAGGCGTGAAATACCCATCATCCCGCGGCTTCATGCTCAGACAGCATATTCATTTCTAgctgataaaattgcaaacataaCAGCTGCCGAAAATGCAAAGTTGCCTTTTCCAACCAAAGCCAATAGGAAAGAAG tggagcCTGTCAAGCCAGACAAGCCGAAAAGAAGGTCTGTGAAGAAACCAAAGCAAGAAAACGAAGGTCCATCAgaagaaaattctaaggaaaagAGCAACGATGAGAAATCAAAGGCCCTTCCAAGTGACATTTTAAATGATGGATGTGTAAAATCTGCTGTTGATAAGAATGAAAATGCCAACGCCCCTTTGCAAAAAGTTTTTCTTGGTGAAACTTTCGGGAATAACTTTCCGATCATTAAAAGTGGCACTAACTCACCGGTCAAAAAAAGAAGGGTGGTAACAAAAACCACTGTAAATAAACCGCTCACCACAGTCGCATCGAAG aatGCCAAGAATGGAAAGGCAGTCGCTACACCAAAAACAATGCCCTCCAGTATTTCCAAGCCCACCCAAATAATCTCAGCTGTGAAGCAAGGGACATCAACTGGTCACAAAGTG GTAGCAGTCGGTTCCAGTATCCCGCCGAGCGCATTGAAAGTagtaaacaaaaattttaatagtcaattttcatcaaatccAACATTTCCAACTTCAAGTCCAGTTG TGACTGGAATTAAAGTGATGACACCTCGCTCCTCTGTTACCACTGCTGCGTCAAGGTCAGAGCCTGGAACAGGATTTCCTCGATTTATGCGGCCGAACCTCGCTTCGGTCCGACCGAATGTTACCAATAACCTAACTGGCGTCAAGCACAATGTTGTAGTCATGCAGAAAAACCCACCGATAAAACGGAATGTAACTTTTACTCATAAG GATACACCTGACAAAGTGTTGAAAAGGAAGATGCCAAACAGTGTTCCGCTACACTTGGAATCACCCCATTCGAAGGTGCCAAAGCTAAACCAAGATAGCACTCCTGCTGTTTCAACATCCTCTCAG GGGAGTATTCGTATGAAAGGTGCCAACCAAAATAGCTTCAGCAACCTTCCTTCTCAGTTGAGCAAGCCACCATCAGGATATCTACCCTCGACAAGCATCAGCAATAATGTCAAAACATACACCAAGTCAAAGCTTATTCTCCCTCTTGACCACACAAAATCAAAATGTATTACCAGTAGCATCACGCCAGCAAAATCTCCATCTCCCGCGCCTATTACTTCCGTACCTAAAACTTTGCCTTTAAAACCCACTCAATCCCCCATAATCCCAGAGTCGAAGCCCGGTCCATTGCTGAAGAAAATAACAAAAGCACCAGCTCCGTCAACACCTGTCATGAACAGAATATTAACACCTAGCAGCAGCTCTGTTCCGGTTGCTTCCTCGACCAAAATTATCATCACAGACAATGAAGGCAAAGTGCTAGGCACTGTCCCCTCCTCTAGCATAACTAGTCCTCAAAGTCAGTTGAATCTTCTTTTTGCAAGTTCTGCGCCTAGCACTGGTGTTCTGTCCAAGAGTACAACCGTGTCGTCGAATTCCGCAGGGAGTAATGATAGCTCGACCAAAGTCAAAAGTGTAGTCATCCCGAGCAGCAAGTCCACCACTTGTTACGTCTCTTTGGCAGGACTGATGTCCTCCCCTGTTCCTGAAAACCAATCTCTAGACGTCGATCTAAGCGAGATTGGAGGAACTTCATCCGATGTCTGTGATACTCAAAATATTGGTTCAAAATCTCAGTTCAATTTCACTGTTGAACAGGAGCCGATAGTTGTGAATGTACCATCCACGTCTGATACATCATGCAGCAGTTCTTTCATTCCGAGCTATTGTTTATCGACTTCTACAGAAG TGAATGAAGAAGCCACTGATTTGAATGAAACGGATGCTGAAGGGGTCGGTATATTGGATCCAGTCACAGGCGTCTACTCTTTTCcatttg atgaaaatgaatcaaatcaaGATTCAACCGTTAGTGTAAATTCTCTTCCTAGTTCTCTCGATCTGACAGATCAGTTAGACTGTAACTCAAGTACACACATGTTAGCAGTATCTCCAG GTTCCGAATCTGCAAATGATTCATCCTTATCTCATATGGTTGAAGAGACAGTAATATCGGAG tGTAAATTGGACCAGTCAGCACTAGATGAAAACTGCGAGAACGAAACAGTCAATGAATGTGATATAAGCAATATCTCTGTCACGGAAGTGACTCTGGAAGAAACGTTGGAATGTTTTG AGGCTGATGATACCCAAGGAATGTATAGTGAAGAAATTGTAGAGAAAGACTCGCAGAGCATTGACAgtgtttttgaaaacttgtga